In one window of Microtus pennsylvanicus isolate mMicPen1 chromosome 2, mMicPen1.hap1, whole genome shotgun sequence DNA:
- the Mmp9 gene encoding matrix metalloproteinase-9 isoform X2 yields MQGEKQSLRPALLLLQKKLSLPQTGELDSRTLEAIRAPRCGVPDLGKFQTFEGDLKWHHHNITYWIQSYSEDLPRDVIDDAFARAFAVWSAVTPLTFTRVYGLEADIVIQFGVAEHGDGYPFDGKDGLLAHAFPPGPGIQGDAHFDDEELWSLGKGVVVPTHFGNANGAPCHFPFTFEGRSYLACTTDGRTDGVPWCSTTANYDSDRKFGFCPSEKLYTEHGNADGKPCVFPFIFEGRSYSACTTEGRSDGYRWCATTGNYDQDKLYGFCPTRADATVVGGNSAGELCVFPFIFLGKEYSTCTSEGRRDGRLWCATTSNFDTDKKWGFCPDKGYSLFLVAAHEFGHALGLDHSSVPEALMYPMYRFLEGSPLHEDDVRGIQHLYGPGPKPDPRPPTTTTTTTTTTTTTELQPTAPPTMCPTLPPTAYPTQRPTVGPTGPPAAGPTGPPTAGPSEATTISLSPADNPCSVNIFDAIAEIQDSLYFFKDGRYWKFLNRRGSRLQGPFLIARTWPALPAKLDSAFEDRLSKKIFFFSGRQVWVYTGASVLGPRRLDKLGLGSGVTQVTGLLPHHGGKALLFSREHVWRFDLKTQRVDTRSVTRLDRLFPGVPLNSHDIFQYQDKAYFCHDKFYWRVSFEGAVNHVDQVGYVTYDILQCAAN; encoded by the exons ATGCAGGGCGAGAAGCAGAGCCTGCGGCCTGCTTTGCTGCTGCTTCAGAAGAAGCTGTCCCTGCCCCAGACTGGTGAACTGGACAGCAGGACACTAGAGGCCATTCGTGCACCACGCTGTGGTGTTCCAGACTTGGGCAAATTCCAAACCTTCGAGGGTGATCTCAAGTGGCACCACCATAACATCACATACTG GATTCAAAGCTACTCGGAAGACTTGCCGCGAGATGTGATCGATGACGCCTTTGCGCGAGCCTTTGCCGTGTGGAGCGCGGTGACACCGCTCACGTTCACCCGCGTGTACGGCCTCGAAGCAGACATTGTTATTCAGTTTGGTGTCGCAG agCACGGAGACGGGTATCCCTTCGACGGCAAGGACGGTCTTCTGGCACACGCCTTTCCCCCTGGCCCCGGTATTCAGGGAGATGCCCACTTCGACGATGAAGAGCTGTGGTCGCTGGGCAAAGGCGTCG TGGTTCCCACACACTTTGGAAACGCAAATGGTGCCCCATGTCACTTTCCCTTCACCTTCGAGGGACGCTCCTATTTGGCTTGCACCACAGATGGCCGCACCGATGGTGTGCCTTGGTGTAGTACTACAGCCAACTATGACAGCGACCGCAAATTCGGTTTCTGCCCCAGTGAGA AACTCTACACGGAGCACGGCAATGCAGACGGCAAACCCTGTGTGTTTCCGTTCATCTTTGAGGGCCGCTCCTACTCTGCCTGCACCACTGAAGGTCGCTCGGATGGTTATCGCTGGTGCGCCACTACAGGCAACTATGACCAGGATAAGCTGTACGGCTTCTGCCCTACCCGAG CCGATGCGACTGTGGTTGGGGGCAACTCGGCAGGCGAGCTGTGCGTCTTCCCCTTCATCTTCCTGGGCAAGGAGTACTCCACTTGTACCAGCGAGGGCCGCAGAGATGGGCGCCTCTGGTGCGCTACCACCTCGAACTTCGACACTGACAAGAAGTGGGGTTTCTGCCCAGACAAAG GGTACAGTCTGTTCCTGGTGGCAGCGCATGAGTTCGGCCATGCGCTGGGTTTAGATCATTCTTCAGTGCCAGAAGCGCTCATGTACCCCATGTATCGCTTCCTCGAGGGCTCCCCTCTGCACGAGGACGACGTGAGGGGCATCCAGCATCTGTATG GTCCTGGCCCTAAGCCTGACCCAAGGCctccaaccaccaccaccactaccaccaccaccaccaccaccaccgaacTACAGCCGACAGCTCCTCCCACTATGTGCCCCACCCTACCTCCCACCGCCTACCCGACCCAGAGACCCACGGTTGGCCCTACAGGCCCCCCTGCAGCTGGCCCTACAGGCCCACCTACTGCTGGCCCTTCTGAGGCCACTACAATATCTTTGAGCCCAGCAGACAATCCTTGCTCTGTGAATATTTTCGACGCGATTGCTGAGATCCAGGactctctgtatttcttcaagGACGG TCGCTACTGGAAGTTCTTGAATCGCAGAGGAAGCCGCCTGCAGGGCCCCTTTCTTATTGCCCGCACGTGGCCAGCTCTGCCTGCAAAACTGGACTCTGCCTTTGAGGACCGATTGTCCAagaagattttcttcttttctg GGCGCCAAGTGTGGGTGTACACAGGCGCATCGGTGTTGGGCCCCAGACGTCTGGATAAGTTGGGTCTAGGCTCAGGGGTAACCCAGGTCACGGGGCTCCTTCCTCATCATGGCGGGAAGGCTTTGCTGTTCAGCAGGGagcatgtgtggag GTTTGACTTGAAGACACAGAGGGTGGACACCCGGAGTGTCACTCGCTTGGATAGGTTGTTCCCTGgggtgcccttgaactcacacGACATTTTCCAGTACCAAG ACAAAGCCTACTTCTGTCATGACAAATTCTACTGGCGTGTGAGTTTTGAAGGTGCGGTGAACCACGTGGACCAAGTGGGCTATGTGACCTACGACATCCTGCAGTGCGCTGCCAactag
- the Mmp9 gene encoding matrix metalloproteinase-9 isoform X3, which produces MRTQWYSPQAPGEYLYRYGYSRAAEMQGEKQSLRPALLLLQKKLSLPQTGELDSRTLEAIRAPRCGVPDLGKFQTFEGDLKWHHHNITYWIQSYSEDLPRDVIDDAFARAFAVWSAVTPLTFTRVYGLEADIVIQFGVAEHGDGYPFDGKDGLLAHAFPPGPGIQGDAHFDDEELWSLGKGVVVPTHFGNANGAPCHFPFTFEGRSYLACTTDGRTDGVPWCSTTANYDSDRKFGFCPSEKLYTEHGNADGKPCVFPFIFEGRSYSACTTEGRSDGYRWCATTGNYDQDKLYGFCPTRADATVVGGNSAGELCVFPFIFLGKEYSTCTSEGRRDGRLWCATTSNFDTDKKWGFCPDKGYSLFLVAAHEFGHALGLDHSSVPEALMYPMYRFLEGSPLHEDDVRGIQHLYGPGPKPDPRPPTTTTTTTTTTTTTELQPTAPPTMCPTLPPTAYPTQRPTVGPTGPPAAGPTGPPTAGPSEATTISLSPADNPCSVNIFDAIAEIQDSLYFFKDGRYWKFLNRRGSRLQGPFLIARTWPALPAKLDSAFEDRLSKKIFFFSGRQVWVYTGASVLGPRRLDKLGLGSGVTQVTGLLPHHGGKALLFSREHVWRFDLKTQRVDTRSVTRLDRLFPGVPLNSHDIFQYQDKAYFCHDKFYWRVSFEGAVNHVDQVGYVTYDILQCAAN; this is translated from the exons GAATACTTGTACCGCTATGGTTACAGTCGGGCAGCCGAGATGCAGGGCGAGAAGCAGAGCCTGCGGCCTGCTTTGCTGCTGCTTCAGAAGAAGCTGTCCCTGCCCCAGACTGGTGAACTGGACAGCAGGACACTAGAGGCCATTCGTGCACCACGCTGTGGTGTTCCAGACTTGGGCAAATTCCAAACCTTCGAGGGTGATCTCAAGTGGCACCACCATAACATCACATACTG GATTCAAAGCTACTCGGAAGACTTGCCGCGAGATGTGATCGATGACGCCTTTGCGCGAGCCTTTGCCGTGTGGAGCGCGGTGACACCGCTCACGTTCACCCGCGTGTACGGCCTCGAAGCAGACATTGTTATTCAGTTTGGTGTCGCAG agCACGGAGACGGGTATCCCTTCGACGGCAAGGACGGTCTTCTGGCACACGCCTTTCCCCCTGGCCCCGGTATTCAGGGAGATGCCCACTTCGACGATGAAGAGCTGTGGTCGCTGGGCAAAGGCGTCG TGGTTCCCACACACTTTGGAAACGCAAATGGTGCCCCATGTCACTTTCCCTTCACCTTCGAGGGACGCTCCTATTTGGCTTGCACCACAGATGGCCGCACCGATGGTGTGCCTTGGTGTAGTACTACAGCCAACTATGACAGCGACCGCAAATTCGGTTTCTGCCCCAGTGAGA AACTCTACACGGAGCACGGCAATGCAGACGGCAAACCCTGTGTGTTTCCGTTCATCTTTGAGGGCCGCTCCTACTCTGCCTGCACCACTGAAGGTCGCTCGGATGGTTATCGCTGGTGCGCCACTACAGGCAACTATGACCAGGATAAGCTGTACGGCTTCTGCCCTACCCGAG CCGATGCGACTGTGGTTGGGGGCAACTCGGCAGGCGAGCTGTGCGTCTTCCCCTTCATCTTCCTGGGCAAGGAGTACTCCACTTGTACCAGCGAGGGCCGCAGAGATGGGCGCCTCTGGTGCGCTACCACCTCGAACTTCGACACTGACAAGAAGTGGGGTTTCTGCCCAGACAAAG GGTACAGTCTGTTCCTGGTGGCAGCGCATGAGTTCGGCCATGCGCTGGGTTTAGATCATTCTTCAGTGCCAGAAGCGCTCATGTACCCCATGTATCGCTTCCTCGAGGGCTCCCCTCTGCACGAGGACGACGTGAGGGGCATCCAGCATCTGTATG GTCCTGGCCCTAAGCCTGACCCAAGGCctccaaccaccaccaccactaccaccaccaccaccaccaccaccgaacTACAGCCGACAGCTCCTCCCACTATGTGCCCCACCCTACCTCCCACCGCCTACCCGACCCAGAGACCCACGGTTGGCCCTACAGGCCCCCCTGCAGCTGGCCCTACAGGCCCACCTACTGCTGGCCCTTCTGAGGCCACTACAATATCTTTGAGCCCAGCAGACAATCCTTGCTCTGTGAATATTTTCGACGCGATTGCTGAGATCCAGGactctctgtatttcttcaagGACGG TCGCTACTGGAAGTTCTTGAATCGCAGAGGAAGCCGCCTGCAGGGCCCCTTTCTTATTGCCCGCACGTGGCCAGCTCTGCCTGCAAAACTGGACTCTGCCTTTGAGGACCGATTGTCCAagaagattttcttcttttctg GGCGCCAAGTGTGGGTGTACACAGGCGCATCGGTGTTGGGCCCCAGACGTCTGGATAAGTTGGGTCTAGGCTCAGGGGTAACCCAGGTCACGGGGCTCCTTCCTCATCATGGCGGGAAGGCTTTGCTGTTCAGCAGGGagcatgtgtggag GTTTGACTTGAAGACACAGAGGGTGGACACCCGGAGTGTCACTCGCTTGGATAGGTTGTTCCCTGgggtgcccttgaactcacacGACATTTTCCAGTACCAAG ACAAAGCCTACTTCTGTCATGACAAATTCTACTGGCGTGTGAGTTTTGAAGGTGCGGTGAACCACGTGGACCAAGTGGGCTATGTGACCTACGACATCCTGCAGTGCGCTGCCAactag
- the Mmp9 gene encoding matrix metalloproteinase-9 isoform X1 has protein sequence MSPWQPLVLALLALGCSSAAPLQRQPTFVVFPRDLRTNNLTDTQLAQEYLYRYGYSRAAEMQGEKQSLRPALLLLQKKLSLPQTGELDSRTLEAIRAPRCGVPDLGKFQTFEGDLKWHHHNITYWIQSYSEDLPRDVIDDAFARAFAVWSAVTPLTFTRVYGLEADIVIQFGVAEHGDGYPFDGKDGLLAHAFPPGPGIQGDAHFDDEELWSLGKGVVVPTHFGNANGAPCHFPFTFEGRSYLACTTDGRTDGVPWCSTTANYDSDRKFGFCPSEKLYTEHGNADGKPCVFPFIFEGRSYSACTTEGRSDGYRWCATTGNYDQDKLYGFCPTRADATVVGGNSAGELCVFPFIFLGKEYSTCTSEGRRDGRLWCATTSNFDTDKKWGFCPDKGYSLFLVAAHEFGHALGLDHSSVPEALMYPMYRFLEGSPLHEDDVRGIQHLYGPGPKPDPRPPTTTTTTTTTTTTTELQPTAPPTMCPTLPPTAYPTQRPTVGPTGPPAAGPTGPPTAGPSEATTISLSPADNPCSVNIFDAIAEIQDSLYFFKDGRYWKFLNRRGSRLQGPFLIARTWPALPAKLDSAFEDRLSKKIFFFSGRQVWVYTGASVLGPRRLDKLGLGSGVTQVTGLLPHHGGKALLFSREHVWRFDLKTQRVDTRSVTRLDRLFPGVPLNSHDIFQYQDKAYFCHDKFYWRVSFEGAVNHVDQVGYVTYDILQCAAN, from the exons ATGAGCCCCTGGCAGCCCCTTGTCCTTGCACTCCTGGCTCTAGGCTGTAGCTCTGCAGCTCCTCTCCAGCGCCAGCCGACTTTTGTGGTCTTCCCCAGAGACCTGAGAACCAACAACCTCACCGACACTCAGCTGGCACAG GAATACTTGTACCGCTATGGTTACAGTCGGGCAGCCGAGATGCAGGGCGAGAAGCAGAGCCTGCGGCCTGCTTTGCTGCTGCTTCAGAAGAAGCTGTCCCTGCCCCAGACTGGTGAACTGGACAGCAGGACACTAGAGGCCATTCGTGCACCACGCTGTGGTGTTCCAGACTTGGGCAAATTCCAAACCTTCGAGGGTGATCTCAAGTGGCACCACCATAACATCACATACTG GATTCAAAGCTACTCGGAAGACTTGCCGCGAGATGTGATCGATGACGCCTTTGCGCGAGCCTTTGCCGTGTGGAGCGCGGTGACACCGCTCACGTTCACCCGCGTGTACGGCCTCGAAGCAGACATTGTTATTCAGTTTGGTGTCGCAG agCACGGAGACGGGTATCCCTTCGACGGCAAGGACGGTCTTCTGGCACACGCCTTTCCCCCTGGCCCCGGTATTCAGGGAGATGCCCACTTCGACGATGAAGAGCTGTGGTCGCTGGGCAAAGGCGTCG TGGTTCCCACACACTTTGGAAACGCAAATGGTGCCCCATGTCACTTTCCCTTCACCTTCGAGGGACGCTCCTATTTGGCTTGCACCACAGATGGCCGCACCGATGGTGTGCCTTGGTGTAGTACTACAGCCAACTATGACAGCGACCGCAAATTCGGTTTCTGCCCCAGTGAGA AACTCTACACGGAGCACGGCAATGCAGACGGCAAACCCTGTGTGTTTCCGTTCATCTTTGAGGGCCGCTCCTACTCTGCCTGCACCACTGAAGGTCGCTCGGATGGTTATCGCTGGTGCGCCACTACAGGCAACTATGACCAGGATAAGCTGTACGGCTTCTGCCCTACCCGAG CCGATGCGACTGTGGTTGGGGGCAACTCGGCAGGCGAGCTGTGCGTCTTCCCCTTCATCTTCCTGGGCAAGGAGTACTCCACTTGTACCAGCGAGGGCCGCAGAGATGGGCGCCTCTGGTGCGCTACCACCTCGAACTTCGACACTGACAAGAAGTGGGGTTTCTGCCCAGACAAAG GGTACAGTCTGTTCCTGGTGGCAGCGCATGAGTTCGGCCATGCGCTGGGTTTAGATCATTCTTCAGTGCCAGAAGCGCTCATGTACCCCATGTATCGCTTCCTCGAGGGCTCCCCTCTGCACGAGGACGACGTGAGGGGCATCCAGCATCTGTATG GTCCTGGCCCTAAGCCTGACCCAAGGCctccaaccaccaccaccactaccaccaccaccaccaccaccaccgaacTACAGCCGACAGCTCCTCCCACTATGTGCCCCACCCTACCTCCCACCGCCTACCCGACCCAGAGACCCACGGTTGGCCCTACAGGCCCCCCTGCAGCTGGCCCTACAGGCCCACCTACTGCTGGCCCTTCTGAGGCCACTACAATATCTTTGAGCCCAGCAGACAATCCTTGCTCTGTGAATATTTTCGACGCGATTGCTGAGATCCAGGactctctgtatttcttcaagGACGG TCGCTACTGGAAGTTCTTGAATCGCAGAGGAAGCCGCCTGCAGGGCCCCTTTCTTATTGCCCGCACGTGGCCAGCTCTGCCTGCAAAACTGGACTCTGCCTTTGAGGACCGATTGTCCAagaagattttcttcttttctg GGCGCCAAGTGTGGGTGTACACAGGCGCATCGGTGTTGGGCCCCAGACGTCTGGATAAGTTGGGTCTAGGCTCAGGGGTAACCCAGGTCACGGGGCTCCTTCCTCATCATGGCGGGAAGGCTTTGCTGTTCAGCAGGGagcatgtgtggag GTTTGACTTGAAGACACAGAGGGTGGACACCCGGAGTGTCACTCGCTTGGATAGGTTGTTCCCTGgggtgcccttgaactcacacGACATTTTCCAGTACCAAG ACAAAGCCTACTTCTGTCATGACAAATTCTACTGGCGTGTGAGTTTTGAAGGTGCGGTGAACCACGTGGACCAAGTGGGCTATGTGACCTACGACATCCTGCAGTGCGCTGCCAactag